The following are encoded together in the Vidua macroura isolate BioBank_ID:100142 chromosome 6, ASM2450914v1, whole genome shotgun sequence genome:
- the PPP1R13B gene encoding apoptosis-stimulating of p53 protein 1 isoform X1: protein MMPMILTVFLSNNEQILTEVPITPETTCRDVVEFCKEPGEGSCHLAEVWRGNERPIPFDHMMYDHLQKWGPRREEVKFFLRHEESPAESNEQSGRQAQNQRNGINIPVEKRTENGVGNPRVELTLSELQDMAARQQQQIENQQQMLVAKEQRLRYLKQQERRQQQSVSESEKLQKLKERVETQETKLKKIRAMRGQVDYSKMMNGNLSTEIEHISAMFQEKQQELQAAVLKVDQLTQQLEDLRKGKLNGFQSYNGQMTGPAAVELKKLYQELQIRNRLNQEQNSKLQQQKELLNKRNMEVAMMDKRINELRERLYKKKVEARQKENIPLNRINGTSSPQSSLSASGRVAAVGPYIQVPSAGTYAVPVDPVKPQSLTIAPNSTHGRSKSVETDCGCVKKSPDTWKVSDLDIIVDPILSPPTSLQSAVHNVIRLAPTLFDTQHSNDGNWPILKQSSAPVVKPPQISNTDWKESSMDTALKQGTISSQPLPTSVLGSTDKLGLDLGKVPPTVPGVSKQLPQNYGTYPSPVPLGTGSTNSLERRKDGSLPRPGTSIANRQRPVPLPPPSNVHQPSSSQQIQQRISVPPSPTYQPSGPPLFPGGEGRPELPLTVAIRPFLADKGSRPQSPRKGPQTVNSSSIYSVYLQQATPPKNYQQAVYNTLNKSVKAVYGKPVLQSGSTSPSPLPFLHGSLPAQSPSQPQSQPQTEVTEKDQELENAPPPSENSNVENIPRPLSPTKLTPIVHSPLRYQSDADLEALRRKLANAPRPLKKRSSITEPEGPSGPNIQKLLYQRFNTLAGGIESAPFYQPSNPQDFIGNLADVDNGNASTNGNIEEPIPVQPTVPVPDEPPPSSDANDNELPSPATEELISTETTNQTPETTEDNNNNLSIVPSTEQSPSPTPEVSSPVEDEAPLPPLPPPLPPTKRTNLKKPNSERTGHGLRVKFNPLALLLDASLEGEFDLVQRIIYEVDDPSKPNDEGITPLHNAVCAGHHHIVKFLLDFGVNVNAADSDGWTPLHCAASCNSVHLCKLLVESGAAIFASTISDIETAADKCEEMEEGYIQCSQFLYGVQEKLGVMNKGVVYALWDYEAQNNDELSFHEGDAITILRRKDDNETEWWWARLNDKEGYVPKNLLGLYPRIKPRQRTLA from the exons gtTGGGAATCCACGTGTTGAGCTCACTCTTTCTGAACTGCAAGATATGGCTGCCCGACAACAGCAACAGATTGAAAATCAACAGCAAATGTTGGTTGCTAAG GAACAACGTTTGCGTTATCTGAAGCAGCAAGAACGTCGCCAGCAGCAGTCTGTTTCTGAGAGTGAAAAGCTCCAAAAACTTAAAGAACGTGTTGAAACCCAAGagacaaagctgaaaaaaatccgTGCCATGAGAGGACAAGTGGACTACAGCAAGATGATGAATGGCAATTTGT CAACTGAAATTGAGCATATAAGTGCCATgttccaggaaaagcagcaggaactgCAGGCTGCAGTGTTAAAAGTGGATCAACTCACTCAGCAACTGGAGGATTTAAGGAAAGGGAAACTGAATGGATTTCAGTCTTACAATGGACAAATGACAGGGCCTGCAGCAGTAGAATTAAAAAAGTTGTATCAAGAGCTACAG atCCGTAACAGGCTTAACCAGGAGCAGAACTCcaagctccagcagcagaaagaaCTCCTGAACAAACGCAATATGGAGGTGGCCATGATGGACAAGAGAATCAACGAACTGCGCGAACGACTGTACAAGAAAAAAGTTGAGGCAcgtcaaaaagaaaacattcct TTGAATCGCATTAATGGAACTTCATCGCCCCAGTCATCCCTGAGTGCTTCAGGAAGGGTGGCAGCAGTAGGACCTTACATCCAAGTTCCAAGTGCTGGCACTTACGCTGTACCAGTAGATCCAGTTAAGCCACAGTCTCTCACCATTGCTCCCAACTCAACACATGGAAGATCAAAATCTG TAGAGACAGACTGTGGGTGTGTGAAAAAATCTCCAGACACCTGGAAGGTTTCTGATTTAGACATAATAGTGGATCCTATTCTGTCACCTCCCACTTCTCTTCAGTCTGCTGTTCACAATGTCATCCGCCTGGCACCTACTCTGTTTGACACCCAGCACT CTAATGATGGAAATTGGCCGATACTTAAACAGAGCTCAGCCCCTGTGGTAAAACCCCCTCAGATCTCCAACACAGACTGGAAAGAATCAAGCATGGATACTGCTTTAAAACAAGGAACTATATCCAGCCAGCCTTTGCCAACTTCAGTATTAGGAAGTACTGATAAGCTG GGTCTTGACCTGGGGAAGGTGCCACCAACAGTTCCTGGTGTAAGCAAGCAGTTGCCTCAGAACTATGGGACCTATCCAAGCCCAGTTCCCTTAGGAACAGGTTCTACAAACTCTctagaaagaaggaaggatggCAGCCTGCCCAGACCTGGCACCAGTATAGCAAATCGGCAGAGACCGGTTCCGCTCCCGCCGCCCAGCAACGTGCACCAGCCCAGCTCTTCTCAGCAGATCCAGCAGAGAATTtctgtccctcccagccccacgtATCAACCCTCTGGTCCCCCCTTGTTCCCAGGAGGAGAGGGCAGGCCAGAACTGCCTTTGACTGTGGCAATCAGACCTTTTCTCGCTGATAAAGGATCCAGACCTCAGTCTCCCAGAAAAGGGCCACAGACAGTGAACTCCAGTTCCATCTACTCAGTGTATCTTCAGCAAGCAACACCACCAAAGAATTACCAACAAGCTGTGTACAATACTTTAAATAAGTCGGTAAAAGCAG tttatGGAAAGCCTGTATTACAGTCTGGTTCAACCTCTCCCTCACCCTTGCCATTCCTTCATGGCTCTTTGCCTGCCCAGTCTCCCTCACAGCCACAGTCTCAGCCTCAGACCGAGGTCACTGAAAAAGATCAAGAGCTGGAAAATGCTCCACCACCCAGTGAAAACAGCAATGTGGAAAACATTCCCCGTCCTCTCAGTCCTACTAAGCTCACCCCTATTGTGCACTCACCCCTACGGTATCAGAGTGATGCTGACCTCGAGGCTCTGAGGAGAAAATTGGCCAATGCTCCGAGGCCGTTAAAGAAACGCAGCTCCATCACCGAGCCAGAGGGCCCGAGTGGACCAAATATACAAAAATTATTGTACCAGCGCTTTAATACACTGGCTGGAGGGATAGAAAGTGCTCCATTTTATCAGCCAAGCAATCCACAGGACTTCATAGGCAACTTAGCTGACGTTGATAACGGGAACGCCAGCACCAATGGCAATATTGAAGAGCCGATCCCCGTGCAACCTACGGTTCCTGTCCCTGATGAACCACCCCCTTCGTCAGATGCCAATGACAATGAGTTACCTTCTCCTGCTACCGAGGAGTTGATAAGCACTGAAACCACAAATCAAACACCTGAGACAACTgaagacaacaacaacaaccttTCTATAGTTCCTTCTACTGAGCAGTCACCCAGTCCCACACCAGAGGTCAGTTCTCCAGTAGAAGATGAAGCTCCTTTGCCACCACTTCCCCCTCCACTTCCTCCA ACAAAACGTACCAACTTGAAGAAACCCAACTCAGAAAGAACAGGCCATGGTTTGAGAGTGAAGTTCAATCCCTTGGCTCTCCTCCTAGATGCTTCTTTGGAGGGTGAATTTGATCTGGTACAACGAATCATATATGAG GTTGATGATCCCAGTAAACCAAATGATGAAGGCATTACACCTTTGCATAATGCAGTGTGTGCTGGTCATCACCACATTGTGAAATTCCTTCTTGATTTTGGTGTAAATGTAAATGCAGCAGATAGTGATGGGTG gaCACCTTTGCATTGTGCAGCTTCTTGCAATAGTGTTCATCTCTGTAAACTACTGGTTGAATCTGGGGCAGCTATTTTTGCTTCAACTATAAGTGATATAGAAACTGCTGCAGACAAGTGTGAGGAGATGGAAGAAGGTTATATTCAGTGTTCCCAGTTTTTGTATG GAGTGCAGGAGAAGCTGGGAGTGATGAATAAAGGGGTGGTGTATGCTCTGTGGGATTATGAAGCCCAGAACAATGACGAGCTGTCATTCCACGAGGGCGATGCCATCACTATCCTGAGGCGCAAGGATGACAATGAAACGGAGTGGTGGTGGGCCCGCCTCAATGACAAGGAAGGCTATGTGCCTAAAAACCTCCTCGGG tTATATCCACGAATAAAACCTCGACAACGAACCCTTGCTTGA